One window of the Allosaccharopolyspora coralli genome contains the following:
- a CDS encoding LLM class flavin-dependent oxidoreductase: protein MPTHVPLSVLDLVPVSQGSSTQDALETSMQAARSADRLGYNRVWYAEHHNTAHLGASATAVLIGRSAALTERIRVGSGGVMLPNHAPLRVAEEFGTLAQFYPDRIDLGLGRAPGTDRMTADLLSRSSAEPQAFATHVYDLTGWFGKEGTGHSVPVSGGVSAGTDVPLWILGSTVNGASIAGQLGLPFSLASHFAPGQMHEALEVYRSSFDPSAPTAQIDKPYVMAGINVVIAPTDDEAQRLWTTPQRMMIDVRTGNRRPLQPPVEPDAVPERERQFAESMLGVKAVGSPDTARADLEKFVETTGVDELITVTYTHDPADRMRSLELLAELWF from the coding sequence ATGCCCACCCATGTACCCCTCAGCGTTCTCGATCTCGTTCCCGTATCGCAAGGAAGCTCGACGCAGGACGCCCTGGAGACGTCCATGCAAGCCGCGCGGTCGGCCGACAGGCTCGGCTACAACCGGGTCTGGTATGCCGAGCATCACAACACCGCACACCTCGGCGCGAGCGCGACGGCCGTCCTCATCGGACGCAGCGCCGCGCTCACGGAACGGATCCGCGTCGGCTCCGGCGGTGTCATGCTCCCCAACCACGCCCCGCTGCGCGTCGCCGAGGAGTTCGGCACTCTCGCGCAGTTCTACCCCGACCGGATCGACCTCGGGCTGGGGCGGGCGCCAGGCACCGATCGGATGACTGCCGACCTGTTGAGTCGATCGAGCGCCGAGCCGCAAGCGTTCGCCACTCACGTCTACGACCTCACCGGCTGGTTCGGCAAGGAAGGAACCGGGCACAGCGTTCCGGTCAGCGGCGGTGTGTCGGCCGGAACCGACGTGCCCCTCTGGATCCTCGGATCGACCGTGAACGGGGCCTCCATCGCCGGACAGCTCGGACTCCCGTTCTCGCTCGCTTCGCACTTCGCGCCGGGGCAGATGCACGAGGCGCTGGAGGTCTACCGCTCGTCGTTCGATCCGTCCGCTCCGACAGCGCAGATCGACAAGCCCTACGTGATGGCCGGGATCAACGTCGTGATCGCGCCGACCGACGACGAGGCGCAGCGGTTGTGGACCACCCCGCAGCGCATGATGATCGACGTGCGCACCGGAAATCGGCGGCCACTGCAGCCGCCGGTCGAACCCGACGCCGTCCCGGAGCGAGAGCGTCAGTTCGCCGAATCCATGCTGGGTGTGAAGGCGGTCGGCTCCCCCGACACGGCCCGCGCGGACCTCGAGAAGTTCGTGGAGACCACGGGCGTGGACGAACTGATCACCGTGACCTACACGCACGATCCGGCCGACCGGATGCGGTCCCTCGAGCTTCTCGCCGAGCTCTGGTTCTGA
- a CDS encoding HD domain-containing protein yields the protein MSDEIAGVRMPDSELAREATDLVWEVASPLLFDHSRRVFVWGSLRGRQQGLDFDPELLYVGAMFHDLGLTERFRRTDQRFEIDGADEARRFLQQRGITGERADRVWTSIALHTTPEIPLRMAPEVALVTRGVELDVLGIGYDAVSEEQRAAVVAAHPRPDFKNRILATFTDGLKDRPATTFGNVKADVLAHFRPGLEPPDFVEVIRNSDWPE from the coding sequence ATGAGTGACGAGATCGCGGGCGTGCGGATGCCCGACAGCGAGTTGGCGCGCGAGGCGACGGACCTCGTGTGGGAGGTTGCGTCGCCGTTGCTGTTCGACCATTCACGCCGGGTGTTCGTCTGGGGCTCCCTGCGAGGGCGACAGCAGGGGCTCGACTTCGACCCGGAGCTGTTGTACGTGGGTGCGATGTTCCACGATCTCGGACTCACCGAGCGGTTCCGTCGCACGGACCAACGGTTCGAGATCGACGGCGCCGACGAGGCCCGGCGCTTCCTGCAGCAGCGCGGCATCACCGGCGAGCGTGCCGACCGTGTCTGGACGAGCATCGCGCTGCACACCACACCCGAGATCCCGCTGCGCATGGCGCCGGAAGTCGCGCTGGTCACGCGTGGCGTGGAACTGGACGTCCTCGGCATCGGCTACGACGCCGTGTCCGAGGAGCAGCGAGCCGCGGTGGTCGCCGCCCACCCTCGTCCCGACTTCAAGAACCGCATCCTGGCCACATTCACCGATGGCCTCAAGGATCGTCCGGCCACGACGTTCGGCAACGTGAAAGCAGACGTGCTCGCTCACTTCCGTCCCGGCCTCGAGCCGCCCGACTTCGTGGAGGTCATCCGCAACTCGGACTGGCCCGAATAG
- a CDS encoding DUF1990 family protein, which produces MAAYPKPRASTIVLRWLVGTILVSWRYLWQITPLHRNECTGTTVDDLPPDLPTELVDDAVQLADSGFGPFYHRCFRAEIVGADVTTEELLGWITADFKRFVPSEVVDVRSSSDSDESLSLGDEFVVDMPGPWDGPVRVVQVDDTCLRLVTLRGHLEAGQVQFHAYSWDEVLVFEIRAWARPSTPLVRWLYSKLRLAKEIQLNMWVRFCCEAARQAGGRLQNGIRIRTHRLPADARVQRVSA; this is translated from the coding sequence ATGGCCGCGTACCCGAAACCGAGGGCGAGCACGATCGTCCTGCGATGGCTCGTGGGCACGATACTGGTGTCGTGGCGGTACCTGTGGCAGATCACTCCGCTGCACCGCAACGAGTGCACCGGAACCACGGTCGACGACCTGCCGCCGGATCTTCCGACGGAGCTGGTCGACGACGCGGTTCAGCTGGCCGACAGCGGTTTCGGCCCGTTCTACCACCGTTGTTTTCGCGCCGAGATCGTCGGTGCCGACGTCACGACGGAAGAACTCCTCGGGTGGATCACCGCCGACTTCAAGAGATTCGTGCCGTCGGAAGTGGTTGACGTGCGCAGCAGTAGCGATTCCGACGAGTCGCTCTCGCTGGGGGATGAGTTCGTCGTTGACATGCCGGGGCCCTGGGACGGCCCGGTCCGAGTCGTCCAGGTCGACGACACCTGCTTGCGGCTGGTGACTCTGCGCGGCCACTTGGAGGCCGGGCAGGTGCAGTTTCACGCCTACTCGTGGGACGAGGTGCTGGTGTTCGAGATCCGGGCGTGGGCGCGGCCGAGCACGCCGCTGGTGCGGTGGCTGTACTCGAAACTCCGTCTGGCCAAGGAGATTCAGCTGAACATGTGGGTCCGGTTCTGCTGCGAGGCTGCCAGGCAGGCCGGTGGGCGCCTGCAGAACGGCATCCGGATCCGCACTCACCGACTCCCCGCGGATGCTCGAGTACAGCGCGTCTCGGCGTGA
- a CDS encoding DUF1990 family protein translates to MRSAPTCGVRVDVSTALSALVQRPVNYEIDEVDGSTWHVDRRHVWLPSEPPGPPEHGGVWQRACRLVADYEFSPPELVRAVYDPGAPLLERTMLLEGRFPGLRLYLGVRVTEVTDEQREPDRRVWGFSYDTLRGHLERGRLSYEVVKHTDTGHVEFGIAAYSQRAPTLGPLMRTGWAVFGRGRQVRFYRRCGRRMQELTRAKRPRRPMSYGSSGLVLAPSDARSSRLDRMAFTSVDPS, encoded by the coding sequence ATGAGATCGGCACCGACCTGCGGTGTGCGTGTCGACGTCTCGACGGCGCTGTCCGCACTGGTGCAGCGGCCGGTCAACTACGAGATCGACGAAGTGGACGGGTCGACGTGGCACGTGGATCGTCGTCACGTGTGGTTACCCTCGGAACCGCCGGGTCCGCCCGAGCACGGAGGTGTCTGGCAGCGGGCGTGTCGGCTCGTCGCCGACTACGAATTCTCCCCGCCGGAGTTGGTTCGGGCCGTGTACGACCCGGGCGCACCGTTGCTGGAGCGGACGATGTTGCTGGAGGGGCGCTTTCCGGGGCTGCGCCTGTATCTCGGCGTCCGCGTCACCGAGGTCACCGACGAACAGCGTGAACCCGACCGGCGGGTGTGGGGGTTCAGCTACGACACGCTGCGGGGGCATCTGGAACGCGGACGTCTCAGCTACGAGGTCGTCAAACACACCGACACCGGCCACGTGGAATTCGGCATCGCGGCCTACTCGCAGCGCGCGCCCACGTTGGGCCCCCTCATGCGAACGGGGTGGGCGGTGTTCGGGCGAGGCAGGCAAGTGCGGTTCTACCGCCGCTGCGGTCGACGCATGCAAGAACTCACCCGGGCCAAGCGCCCCCGCCGACCGATGTCGTACGGCTCCTCGGGGCTCGTTCTCGCGCCGTCCGACGCACGGTCCAGCAGACTCGACCGGATGGCGTTCACCAGCGTCGACCCGAGCTGA
- a CDS encoding DUF2267 domain-containing protein: MTESLWPGATMRSFVEQAQEAAGVSSFEEADALVRATLTTLGESVSGGQIDELVQGLPPEVRDELSRRSGQARAMDKNGFLDRVSGAISTTDLERTEQQVRAVLATVRDWAPEGETADTIDQLPPSLAQLFR; this comes from the coding sequence ATGACCGAGTCCCTGTGGCCTGGCGCCACCATGCGTTCCTTCGTCGAGCAGGCGCAGGAAGCAGCCGGTGTCTCCTCGTTCGAGGAGGCGGACGCCCTGGTTCGGGCGACTCTCACGACCCTGGGCGAAAGCGTCAGCGGTGGGCAGATCGACGAGCTCGTCCAAGGGTTGCCGCCGGAGGTGCGCGACGAGCTGTCCCGGCGCAGCGGTCAGGCCCGCGCGATGGACAAGAACGGGTTCCTCGACCGGGTCAGCGGAGCGATCTCGACCACCGACCTGGAGCGAACCGAGCAGCAGGTCCGGGCGGTACTGGCCACGGTGCGGGACTGGGCACCCGAAGGGGAGACCGCCGACACCATCGATCAACTGCCGCCGTCGTTGGCGCAGCTGTTCCGGTAG
- a CDS encoding dihydrodipicolinate synthase family protein, with protein sequence MFTGLSAFPLTPVTRDGIDETSFAGLVERLAVAEVDSITALGSTGSYPYLNREERFRVAQRAVEHAGDVPVIVGVGALRTRDVLELAADAQKVGASGVLLAPVSYQALTEDEVFGLYEDVTAELSVPLVVYDNPGTTHFAFTDELYARIAELPNVASIKIPGVPADPDEAEGRVCGLRALLPSSVTIGVSGDPLAATGLNAGCHAWYSVLGGTLPEPAVAITRAARAGDTATAVVESERLRPLWELFRRHGSLRVVSAIAELVGLVGHPNLPRPLRGLPDADRAAVANAVERLELGLRAGPGATA encoded by the coding sequence ATGTTCACCGGACTCAGCGCGTTTCCGCTCACTCCCGTCACTCGCGATGGCATCGACGAAACGTCATTCGCCGGGCTCGTGGAACGACTCGCGGTCGCGGAGGTCGACTCGATCACCGCTCTCGGCTCCACAGGCTCGTACCCGTACCTCAACCGTGAGGAGCGCTTCCGCGTCGCGCAGCGGGCCGTCGAGCACGCCGGAGACGTTCCGGTCATCGTCGGCGTCGGGGCGCTGCGGACCCGTGATGTCCTCGAACTCGCTGCGGACGCACAGAAGGTGGGTGCTTCGGGGGTGTTGCTCGCGCCGGTCTCGTATCAGGCACTGACCGAGGACGAGGTGTTCGGTCTCTACGAGGACGTCACCGCTGAGCTGTCCGTCCCGTTGGTGGTCTACGACAACCCGGGAACCACGCACTTCGCCTTCACCGACGAGCTGTACGCACGAATCGCCGAGTTACCGAACGTAGCGTCGATCAAGATCCCGGGAGTGCCTGCCGATCCCGACGAGGCTGAGGGGCGCGTCTGCGGTCTGCGTGCGCTGCTGCCCTCGTCGGTGACGATCGGAGTCAGCGGGGACCCGCTCGCGGCCACCGGCCTCAACGCCGGGTGCCACGCCTGGTACTCGGTTCTGGGCGGCACGCTGCCCGAACCCGCCGTGGCGATCACCCGAGCAGCCCGAGCGGGCGACACGGCGACCGCCGTCGTGGAATCGGAGCGGCTCCGACCGCTGTGGGAGCTGTTCCGCCGCCACGGCAGTCTTCGCGTCGTCTCCGCCATCGCCGAACTCGTCGGTCTCGTCGGCCACCCGAATCTGCCTCGTCCGCTCCGCGGGCTACCGGACGCCGACCGTGCCGCGGTCGCGAACGCCGTCGAACGACTCGAACTCGGCCTCCGTGCAGGGCCGGGCGCGACCGCGTGA
- a CDS encoding SAM-dependent methyltransferase: MLSPEPGIVDDSTPNASRVYDYYLGGSHNFAVDREMGDEAIALWPDLPLVMRANRAFLRRAVRYCADQGVTQFLDLGSGIPTAGNVHDVAQQSFPGARVVYVDSDPVAVAHSRRILEGNPDAAVVEADLSAPADVLESDEVTLLLNLDEPVAVMMVAVLHFVADSDDPRSIIGAYRGALCPGSFLALSHASHEGQPQQAASHEDLYRRRTTTPMTMRSRDEVTALFAGFELVEPGVVYLTQWRPESSDAAAENPERFPGLAGVGVLPS; this comes from the coding sequence ATGTTGTCTCCCGAACCCGGCATTGTTGACGACAGCACACCGAATGCTTCCAGAGTGTACGACTACTATCTGGGCGGCAGTCACAACTTCGCGGTGGACCGGGAAATGGGCGACGAAGCCATCGCCCTGTGGCCCGATCTCCCCTTGGTCATGCGCGCCAACCGTGCGTTCCTGCGCCGCGCTGTGCGCTACTGCGCCGATCAGGGTGTGACTCAGTTTCTCGATCTCGGTTCCGGCATACCCACCGCGGGCAACGTGCACGATGTCGCGCAGCAGTCCTTTCCAGGAGCGCGGGTGGTCTATGTGGACAGCGACCCGGTGGCCGTCGCTCACAGCCGGAGGATCCTGGAAGGAAACCCCGACGCTGCGGTGGTCGAAGCCGATTTGAGTGCTCCCGCGGACGTACTGGAATCCGATGAGGTCACCTTGCTGCTGAACCTCGACGAGCCCGTAGCGGTCATGATGGTCGCGGTCCTGCACTTCGTGGCAGACTCTGACGATCCCCGCAGCATCATCGGTGCCTACCGGGGCGCGCTCTGCCCAGGAAGCTTCTTGGCGCTCTCGCATGCGAGTCACGAAGGTCAGCCACAGCAGGCGGCGTCGCACGAGGACCTTTACCGGCGCCGGACAACCACTCCCATGACCATGCGCTCACGGGACGAGGTCACCGCACTGTTCGCGGGCTTCGAGCTGGTCGAGCCCGGCGTTGTCTACCTGACGCAGTGGCGTCCGGAATCGAGTGACGCCGCCGCCGAGAACCCCGAGCGGTTTCCCGGCCTTGCCGGGGTGGGCGTCCTGCCATCCTGA
- a CDS encoding glycerate kinase, with amino-acid sequence MGAPRVLVAPDKFKGSLTARAAARLIARGIGTVDNNRATTTACPVADGGEGTLDAVLNAGFRHVPVRASGPLGNPVDTGFAVRDSHAVVELADICGWQRLPVTGPAPLLASSYGVGEVMSAAFDHGCDRITLAVGGSASTDGGAGMLQALGARLLDSTGRELSAGGGALTQLDDVDTGGLDPRISHVELALATDVTNPLLGPSGAASVFGPQKGAGACEVATLESGLARLAVLLGHESSAQQAGAGAAGGTGFGVLTALGATRISGAAFVLDTVALADRLAECDVVIIGEGSLDEQSKHGKAPAAVAALGRERGIPVLALAGRCSLDRDELAAMGVTRSWSLTSLEPDVERCVNDVEQLLPDLAANAYTHWQGRT; translated from the coding sequence ATGGGGGCGCCGCGCGTACTCGTCGCGCCGGACAAGTTCAAAGGTTCGCTCACTGCGCGCGCCGCAGCCCGCCTCATCGCCCGGGGCATCGGCACAGTCGACAACAATCGGGCCACGACCACAGCGTGTCCGGTGGCCGACGGAGGAGAAGGCACCCTCGACGCCGTGCTCAACGCCGGGTTCCGTCACGTACCGGTGCGTGCGAGCGGGCCGCTGGGAAATCCTGTCGATACCGGATTCGCCGTACGCGACAGCCATGCCGTCGTCGAACTGGCCGACATCTGCGGTTGGCAACGACTTCCCGTGACAGGTCCGGCGCCACTGCTGGCGTCGTCGTACGGCGTGGGCGAGGTAATGTCGGCGGCGTTCGACCACGGGTGTGACCGCATCACGCTTGCGGTCGGCGGAAGTGCCAGTACCGATGGGGGAGCGGGCATGCTGCAGGCACTCGGCGCGCGGCTGCTCGATTCCACCGGTCGCGAGCTCTCCGCAGGTGGCGGGGCACTGACCCAGCTGGACGATGTCGATACCGGCGGACTCGATCCGCGCATCAGCCACGTCGAGCTCGCGTTGGCGACCGACGTCACGAACCCGCTGCTCGGACCGAGCGGTGCCGCGTCGGTGTTCGGTCCGCAGAAAGGAGCAGGTGCATGCGAGGTTGCCACTCTGGAATCCGGTCTCGCCCGGCTCGCGGTGCTCCTCGGCCATGAATCTTCCGCGCAGCAAGCTGGTGCCGGAGCGGCCGGAGGGACCGGGTTCGGCGTGCTGACCGCCCTCGGCGCTACTCGCATCTCGGGTGCCGCGTTCGTGCTCGACACCGTCGCGCTGGCCGACCGGTTGGCTGAATGCGATGTTGTGATCATCGGCGAGGGTTCCCTCGATGAGCAGAGCAAGCACGGCAAGGCTCCCGCTGCGGTGGCCGCCCTCGGTCGCGAACGTGGCATTCCGGTGCTCGCCCTGGCTGGACGCTGCTCCCTGGACCGCGACGAGCTCGCCGCGATGGGTGTCACGCGCAGCTGGTCACTGACTTCCTTGGAGCCCGATGTCGAACGCTGCGTCAACGACGTCGAACAACTGCTGCCTGACCTGGCCGCAAACGCCTACACGCACTGGCAAGGACGGACGTGA